A window of Deinococcus aquaedulcis contains these coding sequences:
- a CDS encoding heterodisulfide reductase-related iron-sulfur binding cluster: MLPLIHQILFFVFALIAGGFGLWGFYRLYRRVARGAAASEARFDHPLQRLLYAIRASLTQERTFRRRTWVSVLHSFIFYGFVYYLLVNVVDGLEGYIPFHIYSKDSPLLAGYNLLADILSFLVLVGVISLVIRRLFLPSKRDFRFTEKTLLHPLLRANYILRDSLIVSGFITFHVGSRVLGNAAKMVEESRVLGGYDSFQPLSSALGRVLFGGASEQAIEGWRIAGYWGALGSILAFLAYFPFSKHIHIFMAPLNYALKRPVGSGVLPPMKGLAEAMEAEEPKLGVEKLEDLEWPRLLDAYACIQCNRCQDVCPANATGKALSPAALEINKRMELNVIAAHPSPFTLKPAPFEAGASTAHPLLEYAINEESVWACTTCGACMQVCPVQDEQMLDIVDIRRHQVMVAGEFPPQLQTAFRGMERASNPWGISRDKRMEWAEGLKVPTIDENPEPDVIYWVGCAASYDPGAQKVARAFVQLLDKAGVNYAVLGKKEACTGDSARRAGNEFLYQQLAEENVATLNQVAPKLIVATCPHCMNAIGHEYRQLGGDYRTIHHTEYLETLVAAGKLPMEQLAQNVTYHDPCYLGRHNGVYDAPRTLITKMAGEVLELERSRENSFCCGAGGAQFWKEEEEGRERVSDNRFREIQARLDSAKVASDEFEQTGKVVAVGCPFCKAMMNSTPEKQKRDDIVVKDVAELMLESVQRASGEFVSPAVVSDPAEVQADAAMTPNAALPMERTGEAPGTGAPEAVVGETSADTLNAQPGSPVQNPDTQPEPQAAAPTPAARKAWAPKAKADDVAPAPAAPAPNAYVAGAPARKAWAPKAKADDVSPAPVAASEPAEPSAPARKAWKPKAADDVNAAPVAPAPAAAEPATPAAEAPARKAWTPKAKADAAPTPAAAEPTPAAQSAAPVASDAAPATGERKKWAPKGGAAPSTPADPAAPEAQAAPVPSAPAEAAPGPERKKWAPKSAAAAPAPEAPAPAAEATEASVAPQPTAAPQTDPGDTTATGRKKWTPKKGS, encoded by the coding sequence TTGCTGCCCCTCATTCATCAGATTCTGTTCTTCGTCTTTGCCCTGATTGCCGGTGGGTTCGGCCTGTGGGGCTTTTACCGGCTCTACCGGCGCGTGGCGCGGGGTGCTGCCGCCAGCGAGGCCCGCTTCGACCATCCCCTGCAGCGTCTGCTGTACGCCATCCGCGCCAGCCTGACCCAGGAGCGCACCTTCCGCCGCCGCACCTGGGTGAGCGTGCTGCACAGTTTTATTTTCTACGGCTTTGTGTACTACCTGCTGGTGAACGTGGTGGACGGCCTGGAAGGCTACATCCCCTTTCACATTTACAGCAAGGACAGTCCGCTGCTGGCCGGGTACAACCTGCTGGCCGACATCCTGAGTTTCCTGGTGCTCGTTGGCGTGATCAGTCTGGTGATTCGCCGCCTGTTCCTGCCCAGTAAGCGCGACTTCCGCTTCACCGAAAAAACGCTGCTGCACCCGCTGCTGCGCGCCAACTACATTCTGCGCGACTCGCTGATCGTGTCGGGCTTTATTACCTTCCACGTGGGCAGCCGCGTGCTGGGCAACGCCGCCAAGATGGTCGAGGAATCGCGGGTGCTGGGCGGCTACGATTCGTTCCAGCCGCTGTCCTCGGCGCTGGGGCGCGTGCTGTTTGGCGGGGCCAGCGAGCAGGCCATTGAGGGCTGGCGCATTGCCGGGTACTGGGGCGCGCTGGGTTCCATTCTGGCGTTCCTGGCGTACTTCCCGTTCAGTAAGCACATCCACATCTTCATGGCGCCTCTGAACTACGCCCTTAAGCGCCCCGTAGGCAGCGGCGTGCTGCCGCCCATGAAGGGACTGGCCGAGGCGATGGAAGCCGAGGAACCCAAGCTGGGCGTCGAAAAGCTCGAAGACCTGGAATGGCCTCGTCTGCTGGACGCCTACGCCTGCATTCAGTGCAACCGCTGCCAAGACGTGTGCCCGGCCAACGCCACCGGCAAGGCGCTGAGCCCAGCCGCGCTGGAAATCAACAAGCGCATGGAACTGAACGTGATCGCGGCGCACCCCAGCCCCTTCACGCTGAAGCCCGCACCCTTTGAAGCCGGGGCCAGCACCGCCCACCCGCTGCTGGAATACGCCATTAACGAGGAATCGGTCTGGGCCTGCACCACCTGTGGCGCCTGCATGCAGGTGTGCCCGGTGCAGGACGAGCAGATGCTGGACATCGTGGATATCCGCCGGCATCAGGTGATGGTGGCCGGGGAGTTCCCGCCCCAGCTGCAGACCGCCTTCCGGGGCATGGAGCGCGCCAGCAACCCCTGGGGCATCTCGCGCGACAAGCGCATGGAGTGGGCCGAGGGCCTGAAAGTTCCCACCATCGACGAGAACCCCGAGCCGGACGTCATCTACTGGGTGGGGTGCGCCGCCAGCTACGATCCCGGCGCGCAGAAAGTGGCCCGCGCCTTTGTGCAGCTGCTGGACAAGGCCGGTGTGAACTACGCGGTGCTGGGCAAGAAGGAAGCCTGCACAGGCGACAGCGCCCGCCGCGCCGGCAACGAATTCCTGTACCAGCAGTTGGCCGAAGAGAACGTGGCCACCCTGAACCAGGTGGCGCCGAAGCTGATCGTGGCGACCTGCCCGCACTGCATGAACGCCATCGGCCACGAGTACCGGCAGCTGGGGGGCGATTACCGCACCATTCACCACACCGAGTACCTGGAAACGCTGGTGGCGGCGGGCAAGCTGCCTATGGAGCAATTGGCCCAGAACGTCACCTACCATGACCCCTGCTACCTGGGCCGCCACAACGGCGTGTACGACGCCCCCCGCACCCTGATCACCAAGATGGCGGGCGAGGTGCTGGAACTGGAGCGCAGCCGCGAGAATTCGTTCTGCTGCGGGGCCGGCGGCGCGCAGTTCTGGAAGGAAGAGGAAGAGGGCCGCGAGCGCGTGTCCGACAACCGCTTCCGCGAGATTCAGGCCCGACTGGACAGTGCCAAGGTGGCCAGCGACGAATTCGAGCAGACCGGCAAGGTGGTCGCGGTGGGCTGCCCCTTCTGCAAGGCGATGATGAACTCCACGCCCGAAAAGCAGAAGCGCGACGACATCGTGGTCAAGGACGTGGCCGAGCTGATGCTGGAAAGCGTGCAGCGCGCCAGCGGCGAGTTCGTGTCCCCCGCCGTGGTCAGCGACCCGGCCGAGGTGCAGGCCGACGCCGCCATGACCCCGAACGCTGCCCTGCCGATGGAGCGCACGGGCGAAGCGCCCGGCACCGGTGCCCCGGAGGCCGTGGTGGGCGAAACCAGCGCCGACACCCTGAACGCCCAGCCCGGCAGCCCGGTGCAGAACCCGGACACCCAGCCCGAGCCGCAGGCTGCTGCGCCCACCCCTGCCGCCCGCAAGGCCTGGGCCCCAAAGGCGAAAGCCGACGATGTGGCGCCCGCCCCAGCCGCCCCGGCCCCAAACGCCTATGTTGCAGGAGCGCCGGCCCGCAAAGCCTGGGCCCCGAAAGCCAAGGCCGATGACGTGAGTCCAGCCCCAGTGGCAGCCTCTGAACCGGCCGAGCCTTCGGCCCCCGCGCGCAAGGCCTGGAAGCCCAAAGCGGCCGACGATGTGAACGCCGCGCCGGTGGCCCCGGCGCCTGCTGCGGCCGAACCTGCGACCCCCGCCGCCGAGGCCCCGGCCCGCAAAGCCTGGACGCCGAAGGCGAAGGCCGACGCCGCGCCCACACCAGCAGCGGCTGAGCCGACCCCGGCGGCCCAAAGCGCAGCGCCTGTCGCCAGCGACGCCGCCCCGGCCACGGGCGAGCGCAAGAAGTGGGCCCCGAAGGGTGGTGCGGCCCCCAGCACCCCCGCCGACCCGGCCGCTCCAGAGGCGCAAGCCGCGCCCGTCCCCAGTGCCCCGGCCGAAGCGGCCCCCGGCCCCGAACGCAAGAAGTGGGCCCCCAAGAGTGCCGCTGCGGCCCCTGCACCCGAAGCCCCTGCCCCGGCCGCCGAGGCCACCGAAGCCAGCGTGGCCCCCCAGCCTACCGCTGCTCCCCAGACTGACCCGGGCGACACTACCGCCACCGGCCGCAAGAAATGGACACCCAAAAAGGGGAGCTGA
- a CDS encoding DHH family phosphoesterase: MSGLSYQDQLQAVARVLLAHPGPIVVLSHENPDGDALGSVLGLTRALRALGREVLAPMTVPRYLAFLPGPGELAEPLTEWPAGTLAAVLDVDNNDPARVAGADLSVFTGPVVNVDHHGTNARRATAGVVEPAIPAAAMMVADLLGAMNAPLTPEVATPLMLGLVTDTGSFRFDSVTPETFECAARLRAAGARLGWLSDQLGRNPRTYYTLLREVLGTLEFLHGGRVVLARVTEEMLTRAGAAWDDVENYVGTLRNAEGAELAVMIKDYGERIKVSLRSRGGLSAQNIAVALGGGGHVPAAGATLNLPYEEARGQLDAAVAAELARADEEAQGT, encoded by the coding sequence ATGAGTGGCCTTTCCTATCAAGACCAGTTACAGGCCGTGGCCCGCGTGCTCCTCGCGCACCCGGGGCCCATTGTGGTGCTGTCACACGAAAACCCTGACGGTGACGCCCTGGGCAGTGTGCTGGGCCTGACCCGGGCACTGCGAGCACTGGGACGCGAGGTGCTGGCCCCCATGACCGTGCCGCGCTACCTGGCCTTTTTACCCGGGCCCGGCGAACTGGCGGAGCCCCTGACCGAGTGGCCTGCTGGCACCCTGGCCGCCGTGCTGGATGTGGACAACAACGACCCGGCCCGGGTGGCCGGCGCCGACCTGAGCGTGTTCACGGGGCCAGTGGTGAACGTGGACCACCACGGCACCAATGCCCGCCGGGCCACGGCAGGCGTGGTGGAGCCGGCCATTCCCGCCGCCGCCATGATGGTGGCCGACCTGCTGGGCGCCATGAATGCCCCCCTGACCCCCGAAGTGGCCACACCGCTGATGCTGGGGCTGGTCACGGACACCGGCAGCTTCCGCTTTGACAGCGTGACCCCGGAAACCTTCGAGTGCGCCGCGCGGCTGCGAGCGGCTGGCGCCCGCCTGGGCTGGCTGAGCGACCAGCTGGGGCGCAACCCGCGCACCTACTACACGTTGCTGCGCGAGGTGCTGGGCACTCTGGAATTCCTGCACGGCGGCCGGGTGGTGCTGGCCCGCGTGACCGAGGAAATGCTGACGCGCGCTGGGGCCGCCTGGGACGACGTGGAAAACTACGTGGGCACCCTGCGCAACGCCGAGGGCGCCGAACTGGCTGTGATGATCAAGGACTACGGCGAGCGCATCAAGGTATCGTTGCGCTCGCGCGGGGGCCTGAGCGCCCAGAACATCGCCGTGGCCCTGGGTGGCGGCGGCCATGTCCCGGCCGCCGGCGCGACTTTGAACCTGCCCTATGAAGAAGCCCGGGGCCAGCTGGACGCCGCCGTGGCCGCCGAACTGGCCCGCGCCGACGAAGAAGCTCAGGGCACCTGA
- a CDS encoding HAD family hydrolase: MSASLPARHVAFDWGGVFTIGTFDGRSTQNVAERGGVPVERVRDSYFRHVRQLEVGAWTLPQFWAVLREETGLTLSYEDFEPLYLGSIHDNAPMYATLAALPRTVRVGLLSNNYPVVSDHLRRDPRFGRFDALVFSNELGHKKPAPEAFAALEQAMGVPAAQVAFVDDVQENIDAAVAAGFHGLLYHHDHHAAFEAALAAWLRGE, from the coding sequence ATGAGTGCTTCTCTTCCGGCCCGCCACGTCGCCTTCGACTGGGGCGGCGTGTTCACCATTGGCACCTTTGATGGCCGCAGCACCCAGAACGTGGCCGAGCGCGGGGGTGTGCCTGTGGAACGCGTGCGCGACAGCTATTTCCGCCATGTGCGGCAGCTGGAGGTGGGCGCCTGGACCCTGCCGCAGTTCTGGGCGGTGCTGCGGGAAGAAACCGGCCTGACGCTGTCCTACGAGGACTTCGAGCCGCTGTACCTGGGCAGCATTCACGACAACGCGCCCATGTACGCCACACTGGCCGCGCTGCCCCGGACCGTGCGTGTGGGCCTGCTGAGCAACAATTACCCCGTGGTGAGCGACCACCTGCGCCGGGATCCCCGCTTTGGCCGCTTTGACGCCCTGGTGTTCAGCAACGAACTGGGCCACAAGAAACCCGCCCCCGAGGCCTTTGCCGCGCTGGAACAGGCCATGGGCGTGCCCGCCGCGCAGGTGGCCTTTGTGGACGACGTGCAAGAAAACATTGACGCGGCGGTGGCCGCCGGCTTTCACGGCCTGCTGTACCACCACGACCACCACGCGGCCTTTGAAGCGGCCCTGGCGGCGTGGTTGCG
- a CDS encoding serine hydrolase: MKSTNPWAAPLLALLLLALLLLALLLLGCRPPPPEGQVRLERAPAPTTVQVDRQAVARDPDGCLAHAPPVPKVPPPPHHLSGRLGLWVAEVDPQTLLPLRAVGTNPDSVFPLASTYKQAVLWATLRAVDRGELPPTERFAVTRDNQSLGAYPYDGSNVRTLTERMIRNSDNTATDILHRRVGLQAVQDTADELGLCATRLILPTRDWWVAQAGLSATYSGTRRWAGARGEDRLRLATLIDRDARVYRADYLQRRLDDYFDHRHRPEDDLKALNISTPYEFGTLVAHAFLRSGLGPRTQAWQREVMAMGYGRSGLKLTHQGRVAYAAGKGGNGWRLLTYSGYVRTKAGQHLVYVFMQHGADQTYTMPNTRRAFAWINAGIDAVLRQPAAGESRAGKR, encoded by the coding sequence ATGAAGAGCACCAACCCCTGGGCCGCGCCGCTGCTGGCCCTGCTGCTGCTGGCCCTGCTGCTGCTGGCCCTGCTGCTGCTGGGGTGCCGCCCGCCGCCCCCGGAAGGGCAGGTGCGCCTGGAACGGGCGCCGGCCCCCACCACCGTGCAGGTGGACCGTCAGGCTGTGGCCCGCGACCCGGACGGCTGCCTGGCCCACGCGCCCCCGGTGCCCAAGGTCCCGCCGCCCCCGCACCACCTGAGCGGGCGACTGGGGCTGTGGGTGGCCGAGGTGGACCCCCAGACCCTGCTGCCCCTGCGGGCAGTGGGCACCAACCCCGACAGCGTGTTTCCGCTGGCCAGCACCTACAAACAGGCGGTGCTGTGGGCCACGCTGCGCGCGGTGGACCGGGGCGAGCTGCCGCCCACGGAGCGCTTTGCCGTCACGCGCGACAACCAGTCGCTGGGCGCCTACCCCTACGACGGCTCGAACGTGCGCACCCTGACCGAGCGCATGATTCGCAACAGCGACAACACCGCCACCGACATCCTGCACCGCCGGGTGGGGCTGCAGGCCGTTCAGGACACGGCCGACGAACTGGGCCTGTGTGCCACCCGCCTGATTCTGCCCACCCGCGACTGGTGGGTGGCGCAGGCGGGGCTGTCGGCCACCTACAGCGGTACCCGGCGCTGGGCCGGGGCGCGCGGCGAGGATCGGCTGCGGCTGGCGACCCTGATTGACCGCGACGCCCGCGTGTACCGCGCCGACTACTTGCAGCGGCGCCTGGACGATTATTTCGACCACCGCCACCGTCCCGAAGACGACCTGAAGGCCCTGAACATCAGCACGCCCTACGAGTTCGGCACGCTGGTGGCGCACGCCTTCCTGCGCTCCGGGCTGGGCCCCCGCACCCAGGCGTGGCAGCGCGAGGTCATGGCGATGGGCTACGGGCGCTCTGGCCTGAAACTCACCCATCAGGGCCGGGTGGCCTACGCGGCGGGCAAGGGCGGCAACGGCTGGCGCCTGCTGACCTACAGCGGCTACGTACGCACCAAGGCCGGGCAGCATCTGGTGTACGTGTTCATGCAGCACGGCGCCGATCAGACGTACACCATGCCAAACACCCGCCGCGCCTTTGCCTGGATTAACGCCGGGATAGACGCGGTGCTGCGGCAGCCAGCGGCCGGCGAGTCGCGCGCTGGCAAGCGGTAA
- a CDS encoding DegV family protein — protein MTIALVTDSTSDLSAQLCSDLGLVSVPLYVLFDGKMHKDGIEITPSELFTGLKAGKKTPSTSQPSPAEFAAVYTEALQRADHVLSVHISGQMSGTVGSARLAAQEFGDKVTVVDSKSVSMGLGMRVLRALDMVQAGRSVAEIVTELERVSQVADIRFTVDTLDFLRINGRIGGAQALLGSLLNIKPILTVKNGRVESAGRVRGHKKAMQDLVDHVRKYAAQHGGARVAFMATPGGEAYLKEVRAGLQGLQLDDLGDHPIGAVVATHAGPGTIGVTLEPLHA, from the coding sequence ATGACCATCGCCCTTGTCACGGACTCCACAAGTGACCTCAGCGCGCAGCTGTGCTCGGATCTCGGCCTTGTCAGCGTGCCGCTGTACGTGCTGTTCGACGGCAAAATGCACAAAGACGGCATCGAGATTACGCCTTCTGAGCTGTTCACCGGCCTGAAAGCGGGCAAAAAGACCCCCAGCACCAGCCAGCCCAGCCCGGCGGAGTTCGCCGCCGTGTACACCGAGGCCCTGCAGCGTGCCGACCACGTCCTCAGCGTGCATATCAGCGGGCAGATGTCCGGCACCGTGGGCAGCGCCCGGCTGGCCGCGCAGGAATTTGGCGACAAGGTGACGGTGGTGGACAGCAAGTCGGTCAGCATGGGTCTGGGCATGCGCGTGCTGCGTGCCCTGGACATGGTGCAGGCCGGGCGCAGCGTCGCCGAGATCGTGACCGAACTGGAGCGGGTCTCGCAGGTGGCAGATATCCGTTTTACCGTGGACACGCTGGATTTCCTGCGCATCAACGGGCGCATTGGCGGCGCGCAGGCGCTGCTGGGCAGCCTGCTGAACATCAAGCCCATCCTGACCGTGAAAAATGGCCGCGTGGAATCCGCCGGGCGTGTGCGCGGCCACAAAAAGGCCATGCAGGACCTCGTGGACCACGTGCGCAAGTACGCCGCGCAGCACGGCGGCGCGCGGGTGGCCTTCATGGCAACCCCCGGCGGCGAGGCGTACCTGAAAGAGGTCCGCGCGGGCCTGCAGGGGCTGCAACTCGACGACCTGGGCGACCATCCCATCGGCGCTGTGGTGGCCACGCACGCGGGCCCCGGCACCATTGGCGTGACCCTGGAACCCCTGCACGCTTAA